Within the Gadus chalcogrammus isolate NIFS_2021 chromosome 15, NIFS_Gcha_1.0, whole genome shotgun sequence genome, the region atgttaaaaaaatctATATCAACTTCCATGATATCCGTCTTTCCCtgagaagcctctctctctctctctctctctctctctctctctctctctctctctctctctctctctctctctctctctctctctctctctctctctctctctctctctctctctctctctctctctctctctctctctctctctctctctctctctctctctctctctctctctctctctctctctctctctatctctctctctctctatctctttctctctctaagaGCACGACAGCCGGGTTTCTAACATGTAAATAGGCTCGCTTCAGTCATTTGTTTTAATGCACACATCTAAAATccataacaataaataaaaacatcatGCACCAATACCTTTTTCCTTATAGCCTATTTGTTTGTAATATTTGTAAAGCCTATTTCCAGGACTAACTTCAGCAGGAGGTAAATATTTATAGTCGTCCAGTGATAAGACAAATCCAGGCAAATAAGAAAAAcgtgttttatttattagaaGAATATGAACTGCGGATATATACTTTATCCTTTGGTCGGATACAAACTCTCCTCCAACACTCACAAATCCAACCATTTGATTAATTACGTCAAGTCAACCTCCGCTCGGAAATACtgaattatattatactataggCAGTCCATGTATGCAGGAGTCCTTTAAAAAGCCACACATGTCCACAATGACATTAGGAATATAGGTCCGCTATTAGAAACAGTTATTCCCCAGTGCGTTGCCATGGGAATACGCGTAATCCGTGTAACGCTGCACGTGTGTCGTGAGAGCAAGAAGAGAGCAGGAGCGCTACCAGGCTCGGATGCCCGGCATGTTCCCCGGGCCAGGTGGGACGCCCGAGCCCTGGGAAGACTGCTGCTGGGGCGGTGCGGCGAGGTTCCCCAGATTCACATTCATAAACGCATTAGCGGTGGGGCTGGTTGTGGGCAGAGAGGCCAAATTGGAGTAGGTGCAGGAGTACGTGTTGGGGTAGACCGAGTTCCCGTAAGTGTACGCTGGGTAACTGCTGTAGCTATACGGGGTCGGAGCTCCCACCGTGTACGAAGTGTTATAATTCGGGGATCCGGTCAGACACGGTCTCCCGTCGCGGACCAGCACCGGGACGGCCACCCTCCTGGGcggaggtgggtggtggtggtgatggtggtggtgatgatgccCCGCCATCTCAAGGCTCTTATCCTGTCGCTGCCGTTTGCATTTGTACCTCCTgttctggaaccagatcttCACCTGCGTGGAGGTGAGTTTGAGCGAGCTGGCCAGGTGCTCCCTCTCCGGGGCGGACAGGTAGCGCTGCTGCTTGAAGCGCCTCTCCAGCTCGAACACCTGCGACTGGGAGAACAGCACCCGCGGTTTCCTCCGGGTCCGGGTCTGTTTGGCCGGTTTGTCCGACTCTAGGTCCTCACACCCGCCTTGATCGCAGCTCTCTGGAGGAAGTACAAAACGAGAGGAGACGCTTAGTTCCACAACACAGCTATTACAAGGCTTGGTAGGCCATCAATAATTCAGTGTTGAACATGCAGCGTGCAACAAATATGCAACAAATATACGCAACAAGTAGAAATATCGTCATCGATTGGGATTTTCTTTCTAGATAACAGGCTACGGTATTATCTATCGGCTATTCATAGTGTACagattttaaatcaaatcaaagcacACAAGCAATAGGCGGCATATAATTTACATAAAACCTGAAGACCCCAATATTACGAGTTGGATGGCATACATGCCTCACGTTTTTAATAGGATgcggtaaaataataaatgccTTACTAGAATGGAGATCCCCTCGTTCGGCCTCACGCGGGATGTTCGCCTCGTGGCCCCCCTGCACAGCGCTCGTGAACATCTCCCTCGGTAAGCCCGACTCCGCCAACCGCTCCTGGATCTCCAGCGTGCTCAGGTACGACGAGATCCGTTCCTCGCTCTCGGACTGTTCGGAGCCGGGACTCGGGCTGTCACGACCGGCCAACATGCATGCAGGGGGCGAGTGGGGGAGAAAATAGTTTTGGAGCGCGCAGCCTAGTTGCGAATGTTGCGAATTGGAAAACCCGAGGCGCGATATGAGCAGCTGATGCTGCTGTGTCTGCTGCTGTAGCTCCTGCCTCAGAATGTCCTTCACAGAAAAAGGCGTGGTGGATGATGTTATGACCGGGCTGGGAAGCATTGTTGTCACGCAAAAAACTTGGGGAAAGTAGTGCGTAAGGGTTGGATATATAGCGGATATCGACGAATATCTAGAGAGGGCAGATATCTAGACACCGAAAACCCGTTTAACAAGAGAACAGATCCGATTTTAGGCTGCAGTTGTTTGCCTCCGCGTAGATCCGTGGTGAAGAGGTAAACAATCCGTGCGTTAAGTGGACGCGCAATGCCTGTTTTCCATGTAGACCGAGGAGGACTTGCTTTCGTCCACATATGACTTCTGTGTCTCGAGCTTAGTCAGGTCTACAGCTGGAGGGCTGAGGGATACGCCGTTCCTGTTTGGTTGgccatgagagagaaagagagagagtcgtagacagatagagagagagagaagagagaggggggaggtctgTTGCCCCTTTTAGTGTCGTTGTGTTGTAAGGGAGGGGTCCCTTTCGTCCTGGGTTTATCGATATTTTCACAGTCCTCTCTTGATATTCATCTTTGAcggaaaaaaatgaaacaataaaGGACTCGACACGCTCTTTATTCCAAGCGAGGtaagtttttattattattttcttataaAATATAATCAGAATACTAAAAACGAAGAAAAATACACTCATGAGTCCTCATCTAGTCCATATTGGTACAGTAAGTTGTCGTCGGAGAAGAACGCATCTATTATAAATCTTATCTGTTTGGGAGGATTTATCCCCCGCAGCTATCGCAATTCTCCCCATCATCACATAAGCGTTTTGAGattacacacacaggcctatCCGGGTTCCGGCCATCCCAGGATAAGATAGCTCCAATGTGTGGGAACGAGTGCCGAGATTTTAGGCCGCAGGAGATTGATCCCGCGGAAAGGTAATTTTGGCATAGTCAAGTAACTATGCCAAAATTGCATTCAAGCAACGCAAAACAGCACTAGGCCTTGAGAATAGGTTCGCTTGCACAAGATAAAAGATAATGACGTTAACATCAAGTCTACTAATTTAATGAATAGTATTAGTTTTGGGGAGTTGGGCGCGTATGGTAGGGCCTACTTTTAGGCTAGTTAATATAATTCCCATTAATTAGCctaaaacaaaataacttgaTAAGAATTGGAGTAAATTAGAGCTAGGAGCCTAATTtacattataataatacaaactGATAAATAATAACAGGGTTATAATTAAAGGATAGTATTGATAATTATAAttcgaataataataattacattattaataacaataataacaacaataattgtAATTATCGTTAATAAAACTGACCAATTATTTTCTCTTCACATTTGTACTCAAATGTCTCTCACCTATTCAGGTGAAGATTAATACGGAAGCAGTCTATTTACTTTAATATAATTTACAATCTATTAAATGCATAATCTTCATTAACAGcatcaaaaatataaaaaaggtcAAAGGGTAAACGGGCAAAAGAAATGTGACACTTTTTCCCCTGGTCGCCTATCCGGGGCCAAGTGCAGGCGCCAGGGATGAGAGCTCTCAGCCTAACCCagaggagaggtagagatagaggggaagatagagagagagagatagagagagagagagagagagagagagagagagagagagagagagagagagagagagagagagagagagagagagagagagagagagaggagagagagagagagagagagagagagagagagagagagagagagagagagagagagagagggcattacgtctctctctgtttagatTAGGGCAGTGTCTTAGCTGCAGGATCCTGCACCACTTAAAACCTTAATTCAAGTGGTGACAAGAGACCGGGCGGAATGTAATTTGGTTTAGTTTAGTAAATTAGACCATTTCGTTTAGCTTAAATATTTGGGTTAGAGCGCATTGGGAGATGTTATGGCCTCGGGTGTCCACAGTCCAGTGAATCAAACCTAAAGCCCCGTGTAGGAGCATTGAATACATTTAATTCAATATAACATTGAATCAGTAGGCTacaaattatttaatttgattcCGATTTATTTAGGACCAATTgaaataatttaattatttatatatatatatatatatatatatatatatatatatatatatatatatataattataattatttgtatatatatatatatatatatatatataaataattaaattatttcAGTTGGTCCTAAATAAATCGgaatcaaattaaataatttgataaatatatatatttatttatttacttttaaacAAACCTAAAAGTCTTCAATTTCTGAAGACATGCGTTTCTCAAGTTTATATTTATGACAATTTATTCTGGCAGGGCCCGGTACGTCATTTAGAATGAAATGAGGAAGACAGAAAAATATACGTGTGTTAATATCGAGGCTATGCGTTAGGAGGAGATAAAATGTGACGAAGCATTTTGACAAGAATTCGAGAACCAAGGATTATCTAAACATTTTTTACCGCAAGCTAAAAAGCGGCGGATGTTTTCATGCGCGTctcacacacgcaacacacacacacacgcacacacgcacacacacacacacacgcacacacacacacacacacacacacacacacacacacacacacacacacacacacacacacacacacacgcgcacacgcacacacacacagcgtcctAGTCCTGGCCCAGTGAGGGTTATTGTGGACTGACCATCCACACGCCTTGATGTGTGCGTGACGAGAAGTGACCAAACGCGGAGTTGAAGGCGGAAGAACCTGCTTCCGGTCTTTAACAAACCCCAGCCTTCGCACCGAGTGTCAAGGACCTGCTGGTGCTGAAAGCGCCCGTCCAATACATCAACTTTACTCCAGAAGCATCAACAGAgaggctactgtgtgtgtgtgtgtgtgtgtgtgtgtgtgtgtgtgtgtgtgtgtgtgtgtgtgtgtgtgtgtgtgtgtgtgtgtgtgtgtgtgtgtgtgtgtgtgtgtgcgtgtgtgcgtttgagccT harbors:
- the nkx2.3 gene encoding homeobox protein Nkx-2.3; translation: MLPSPVITSSTTPFSVKDILRQELQQQTQQHQLLISRLGFSNSQHSQLGCALQNYFLPHSPPACMLAGRDSPSPGSEQSESEERISSYLSTLEIQERLAESGLPREMFTSAVQGGHEANIPREAERGDLHSKSCDQGGCEDLESDKPAKQTRTRRKPRVLFSQSQVFELERRFKQQRYLSAPEREHLASSLKLTSTQVKIWFQNRRYKCKRQRQDKSLEMAGHHHHHHHHHHPPPPRRVAVPVLVRDGRPCLTGSPNYNTSYTVGAPTPYSYSSYPAYTYGNSVYPNTYSCTYSNLASLPTTSPTANAFMNVNLGNLAAPPQQQSSQGSGVPPGPGNMPGIRAW